A genomic segment from Spinacia oleracea cultivar Varoflay chromosome 3, BTI_SOV_V1, whole genome shotgun sequence encodes:
- the LOC110791525 gene encoding uncharacterized protein, producing the protein MGNLSSLSHWIWNRDNINPWVALFKIQARVHDVLERIIPPKDDGKKAAYEKAKATDLPLWNRLDAPVLQWIYATISTVILNSILIDDDLAEHAWESVADLFHDNKHSRALFLSNEFTTTKLADFSTTNAYCNQLKSIVDQLANVGAPVNDHALVFKLLQGLNEPRNKRMVQPFVAHDPPSDERSSANNNSQGNYNNYHNYNNNSYRGNNNRKNNKSGGRNNGKAQRGGGSSGGGGSDHNAGSQNTGSGGTRSQQQWQFPWQFLPRTLPPSPYPTYNWVRPNLPSRPQQQQAGILGPMPQHSAYQATAPSPTDIEAAMYTLGITPPDPNWYMDTGATSHMTSAQGFSDGDAPTEV; encoded by the exons ATGGGAAATCTCTCATCCCTATCACATTGGATATGGAATCGGGATAATATCAATCCGTGGGTGGCATTGTTTAAAATCCAGGCTCGGGTACATGACGTGCTAGAGCGTATTATTCCTCCAAAGGACGACGGAAAGAAAGCAGCGTATGAAAAGGCCAAGGCGACTGACCTCCCCCTATGGAACCGCCTTGACGCCCCCGTCCTACAGTGGATATATGCCACAATCTCTACTGTTATTCTCAACTCCATTCTCATTGACGATGATTTGGCAGAACATGCTTGGGAAAGCGTCGCTGATCTTTTCCATGATAATAAGCATTCTAGGGCTCTGTTTCTCAGCAACGAATTCACCACCACCAAGCTTGCTGATTTCTCCACCACAAACGCCTACTGCAACCAACTGAAGAGTATCGTCGATCAACTTGCCAATGTTGGGGCTCCCGTCAATGATCATGCGTTGGTGTTTAAGCTCCTTCAAGGTTTGAATGAGCC GCGAAACAAGAGGATGGTACAGCCCTTTGTTGCTCATGACCCGCCATCAGATGAGCGTTCCAGTGCCAACAACAATTCTCAAggtaattataataattatcataattataataataatagttaCCGTGGAAATAACAACAGGAAGAACAATAAATCTGGCGGTCGGAACAACGGCAAGGCCCAGCGTGGCGGCGGCTCCAGCGGTGGTGGTGGGTCAGACCATAACGCCGGCAGTCAGAACACGGGCAGCGGTGGAACTCGCAGCCAACAACAATGGCAGTTTCCTTGGCAGTTTCTTCCACGGACACTTCCCCCTAGCCCATATCCCACTTACAATTGGGTCAGGCCCAATCTGCCGTCTAGACCACAGCAGCAACAAGCAGGGATTCTGGGCCCAATGCCCCAACATTCGGCCTACCAGGCTACTGCACCAAGCCCAACTGACATAGAGGCAGCCATGTACACACTCGGGATCACTCCACCGGATCCAAATTGGTACATGGACACCGGTGCCACCTCCCACATGACCTCCGCACAAG GATTTTCCGACGGGGACGCGCCTACTGAGGTGTGA